One region of Chryseobacterium sp. SORGH_AS_0447 genomic DNA includes:
- a CDS encoding DUF6705 family protein, with the protein MKNIFLFAILFASTSLIKSQTTYPLTSYNTNVLHSGNYIKDTTGVLDKFVGTWKYTNGNDEFNVKIIKKEHDNFFDLNDYFQDVLYGGYKYFKNGNLIVDKFNFTLNGLYDPNFPIILGSGNLSNNYNTISLLGDDVVVHKPVYIELKIINPTTMEWKMTPRENININGSSPTPGAGWGIPTSVTLIKQ; encoded by the coding sequence ATGAAAAATATATTTTTATTTGCAATTTTATTTGCTTCAACCTCACTTATAAAATCCCAAACTACTTATCCACTAACTAGCTATAATACCAATGTTTTGCATAGTGGTAATTACATAAAAGACACTACGGGTGTTTTAGACAAATTTGTTGGAACATGGAAATATACCAACGGAAATGATGAATTTAATGTGAAAATAATCAAAAAAGAACATGATAATTTTTTTGATTTAAATGATTATTTTCAAGATGTTCTTTATGGTGGTTACAAGTATTTTAAGAATGGAAATTTAATTGTTGATAAATTTAATTTTACGTTAAATGGACTTTATGATCCAAACTTTCCGATTATTTTAGGAAGTGGAAATCTTTCAAATAACTATAATACCATTAGTTTGTTAGGCGACGATGTTGTTGTCCACAAGCCTGTTTATATCGAACTAAAAATAATTAATCCCACAACTATGGAATGGAAGATGACCCCAAGAGAAAATATTAATATTAACGGGAGTTCTCCTACTCCCGGTGCAGGTTGGGGGATTCCAACGAGCGTTACTTTGATAAAGCAATAA
- a CDS encoding helix-turn-helix domain-containing protein, producing MTLGEKIKKARLGKNFTQEYLAEVLNVSQKTYSNFENDKTKPDFHQVEDIAKALEISVLDFLSGDSITVNQNNNEIAVAQNYAPITLSEKLIEQYEQRLKDKDTEIEFLKQLLGKK from the coding sequence ATGACGTTAGGTGAAAAAATAAAAAAAGCAAGACTCGGTAAAAACTTCACGCAGGAATACCTGGCCGAGGTTCTGAATGTTTCCCAGAAAACCTATTCCAACTTTGAAAATGATAAGACTAAACCCGATTTCCATCAGGTGGAAGATATTGCAAAGGCACTTGAAATAAGCGTGCTTGATTTTTTGAGTGGAGATAGTATTACTGTTAATCAGAATAACAATGAAATTGCCGTAGCACAGAATTATGCACCCATCACATTATCTGAGAAACTTATTGAACAATATGAGCAAAGGCTGAAGGATAAAGACACGGAGATCGAATTTCTCAAGCAGCTTCTCGGTAAAAAATAG
- a CDS encoding RNA polymerase sigma factor, with protein MTQEIFRDTVFILKNEMYRFAKRFVMSSDEAEDVVQDLMIKFWQKKEELAQFGNLKSYALKAVRNECLNRLKHHDVKLGFADMQLHRSELYSMEVNNLKEHIIGFINQLPEKQKTVIHLKDVEEYEVSEIAEMLEMEENAVRVNLMRARQKVKEQISQLMNYEQRQISR; from the coding sequence ATGACTCAGGAAATCTTCAGGGATACGGTATTTATTCTCAAAAATGAGATGTATCGCTTTGCGAAAAGGTTTGTCATGAGCAGTGATGAGGCGGAAGATGTGGTGCAGGACCTGATGATTAAGTTTTGGCAGAAGAAAGAAGAGCTGGCACAGTTCGGGAACTTAAAGTCCTATGCACTGAAAGCGGTACGGAACGAATGTCTCAACAGGCTGAAACATCACGATGTAAAGCTGGGATTCGCCGATATGCAGCTTCACCGCTCCGAGCTGTACAGTATGGAAGTGAACAATCTGAAGGAACACATCATCGGTTTCATCAATCAGCTTCCGGAAAAACAAAAGACAGTGATCCATCTGAAGGATGTGGAAGAATATGAAGTTTCGGAGATTGCCGAAATGCTGGAGATGGAAGAAAACGCAGTACGGGTAAACCTGATGCGGGCTAGACAAAAAGTAAAAGAACAAATTTCACAATTGATGAATTATGAGCAAAGACAAATTTCAAGATAA
- a CDS encoding DUF4252 domain-containing protein, with amino-acid sequence MKKVFIIFALAFSHFFNVYGQKDKVDQLFDKYQEVEGVTTIKIAKPMFGMLSSLDLGDAELDQIKPLLSKINGLKVFIAEKPQEGNSAKGHQLAQINKDIKSYLSNLNYSEIMSVNSNGAKIKFLSAEEKNGVLDDLLLSIDNGGEENILIKLDGKLSMNDINKIINSTETNINPVTNSRNNTISENTSSYLNGENRNVGEFSGIQVSTGVNLVYKQENPTSVKVIADADKLQYIITKVEGGILKVYVDNKGQKNLKFKNISVNVSSPRMDNIKASSGALFTAISPVQENNLSIDASSGAMVKGMFDVSNNAKIEASSGTSIKVGVNAKNVTVKGSSGSDTNIEGEARSAAFDISSGAVCKGENFSADHVEAESTSGASLSVSASRTLKAKASSGGLIKYRGNPEITADISKMSGGTLKPIN; translated from the coding sequence ATGAAAAAAGTATTCATCATATTCGCATTGGCCTTTTCGCATTTCTTCAATGTGTACGGGCAGAAAGATAAAGTAGACCAGCTTTTTGATAAATATCAGGAAGTGGAGGGCGTAACGACCATTAAGATTGCCAAACCGATGTTCGGGATGCTCAGCAGTCTGGATTTGGGAGATGCAGAACTGGACCAGATCAAACCTTTACTGTCTAAAATTAACGGACTGAAAGTTTTTATCGCCGAAAAGCCACAGGAAGGAAACTCTGCAAAGGGGCACCAGCTGGCTCAGATCAATAAAGATATTAAATCGTATCTGAGCAATCTGAACTACAGTGAAATCATGTCCGTGAACAGCAACGGCGCGAAGATCAAATTCCTTTCCGCGGAAGAAAAAAACGGTGTCCTTGATGACTTATTGCTCAGCATCGACAACGGAGGAGAAGAAAACATCCTGATCAAACTGGACGGAAAACTGTCGATGAACGACATTAATAAAATCATCAATTCCACGGAAACCAACATCAATCCGGTAACCAACTCCAGAAATAACACGATTTCCGAAAATACCTCTTCCTACCTGAACGGAGAGAACAGAAATGTAGGAGAATTCTCAGGGATTCAGGTAAGTACGGGCGTTAATCTGGTTTATAAGCAGGAAAACCCGACCAGCGTGAAAGTAATTGCTGATGCCGACAAACTTCAGTATATCATTACCAAAGTTGAAGGCGGTATTCTGAAAGTCTATGTCGATAACAAAGGACAGAAAAATTTAAAATTCAAAAACATCAGTGTCAATGTCTCCTCACCGAGGATGGATAATATCAAAGCGTCTTCGGGAGCCCTGTTCACCGCCATCAGTCCGGTTCAGGAAAACAATCTGAGTATTGATGCTTCCTCCGGGGCAATGGTAAAGGGAATGTTTGATGTTTCAAATAATGCAAAGATTGAAGCTTCCTCCGGAACAAGTATCAAAGTTGGGGTAAATGCCAAAAATGTAACGGTAAAAGGATCCAGCGGTTCCGATACAAATATTGAAGGAGAGGCACGATCAGCAGCTTTTGACATCAGCAGCGGCGCAGTTTGTAAAGGAGAAAACTTCAGCGCAGATCACGTAGAGGCAGAATCTACTTCGGGAGCCAGCTTATCGGTAAGCGCATCGCGTACTTTAAAAGCAAAAGCATCTTCAGGCGGTCTTATTAAATACAGAGGAAATCCTGAAATTACGGCTGATATCAGCAAGATGTCCGGTGGAACTTTAAAACCGATCAATTAA
- a CDS encoding DUF4252 domain-containing protein, whose translation MKIIKTIFLMLCTLMMMQSCIVSSGKSNMTYFSDSGEEFKGAKFTSMNLPMFLAKPIIKKALREDGEDHEDVIRIIKKISKVKVLTIENGDKSMLRDFAAYLNNNNYEDWATIMHDGDRINIRVKQKGDAIKNMLITINSKQELLFVDVKGNFTSGDISRLIASASDK comes from the coding sequence ATGAAAATAATAAAAACCATTTTTCTGATGCTTTGCACATTGATGATGATGCAGTCCTGCATCGTATCTTCCGGAAAATCGAATATGACATATTTTTCAGATTCCGGAGAAGAATTTAAAGGCGCGAAGTTTACGAGTATGAATCTTCCAATGTTCCTGGCAAAGCCCATCATTAAAAAAGCATTACGGGAAGACGGGGAAGATCACGAAGATGTTATCCGGATCATCAAAAAGATTTCAAAAGTGAAAGTGCTGACGATAGAAAATGGCGACAAAAGCATGCTGAGGGATTTTGCAGCCTATCTGAATAACAACAATTATGAAGATTGGGCAACCATCATGCATGATGGCGACCGGATCAACATCCGCGTAAAGCAGAAAGGAGATGCTATTAAAAACATGCTGATCACCATAAACTCTAAGCAAGAACTTTTATTCGTCGATGTCAAAGGAAATTTTACCTCCGGTGATATCTCCAGATTAATTGCTTCTGCATCAGATAAATAG